DNA sequence from the Acanthopagrus latus isolate v.2019 chromosome 15, fAcaLat1.1, whole genome shotgun sequence genome:
CCCCTCAGTCCTCCAGCGCCAGTGTGTTGAGCTCCTCATCGAGCTCCTCAAGATCTTCTCCCGTGAACAGGTTCTCGTCCACTGGAACCTCCTCCGCCGCCACCTCGTCGTCTTCATCCCCTCCCCCgtcctctccgtcctcctcgcctccctccGCTCCCGAAAGCCCGTTGGCCTCAGCGCCACCGCACGCTCCgttcagctgctcctctgtagAGGCGAAgagaatgttttattaatgttctgctttttatttgtgcatcattatttctgctttagtgtttttctttaaacaagATGTATTGACTAGTGGTGAAGCCGACTCATTTTTCTTACCGTCGTCTGTTACTTTCGGCTGAGTTTTCTTTCGAGACGTGAATCGGTCCATGGCTGCGACGGTAATGCCTTCGTGGTCAACTTCTTGTGGAACAAATCGGGATAAGTCGATGTCCTGGACTTCTGTTGTATTAATCTGAAATGAAAGTTGTGAATAAGGTTTAAATAGGAGTCTGAAACAAGACAGATAGTAAATAATAATCTGGGGAAACCAGAGTTCAGAATTAAGGGACAAAATGCTAAAATTGTTAAAGTTAAGATGAAcgaaaaatgttttcttgctgCCTTAAACTTGTTACTCGTTAATTAGGAAACTTTGTTCAGATTATTTCAACACGTCATGTATAAATGTAAACCTTTCACGCCTGCAGATAACTGCCTGACAACAGTgacctcacagcaaaacaaaaataactcaGGGAAACACAGTCTGCATCACACAGACTCTTCTACTGCAGATATTTTGTGCCAACAATGCAAACTCTATCAGACACCAAACAACGCTGACAGCAGTTATTGTGCTGAGACATCTTTCTTCAGGAGAGAGGACCTGACAGCACAAATCAATACAAAGTCACACAAAGGTAAATTAAATTGACTAGAGGAGGGCAGGATctgcacagagagcagagtctCACAAATCTGTGACCGTGTTACCTCTTCCTTatattcttcctcctcctcgttaTTGTTGGCATATCGAGTGTCATCGGCttcatcgtcgtcgtcgtcaATCAAATCTGGACGGAACTCGAACACCTCGCGGCCGCTCACCTACAGATACATGGGATTTATTTACAGCTCTATCACTGTGGAAATGTCTGAAACACTCagtaaaacaagacaaatcaTAAAGCCaacaatgaaatataaaaagacacTCACTAGTGCTTTTCCAGCCCTGAAGTcagccttcttcttctccatctcctccttcgCTTTGTCCACCTATCAATTTAAAAGTGTAGAAAAAGTGAGATTTAGTCGTGTAACAATAACTGCACGTCCTGAATCATCAGAAGATGTAATTTCCACAGGAACATGTGACAAACGGATGCTaatgaaaatgactgaagaTGTTCCAACCTTCTCCtgccttttcctcttcttccaaGCCAGGAAAGTCTCCAAGGTGATCCGAGTGACATCAGCACCCAGAGCGGCGCGCtgcagggacagagacagacatcagGATGAGCAGAGTACAGACAGCGTCCAGGGTTACATCAGACACATGGCGTACTTAAGGAGCCTCATCAGCCCTTTGTGGAGGTCCCTCCATCCCATCATATCTGAGGATCCAATCTGGCTGTgtcacatttgatttgtttatcaAATCACAAATCTGAGACTCTGCATCCCTCCTCACCTCATTTTCTATCAGTTCCTCCAGCGAGATTTcgtcctctttctcctccttcttcttgtcttttttcagtACAAAGCCTGGCGGCAGAGCGTGTCGGTACATACAGGTGTCGGCGCCGCCCGGACACACCCAGAACCAGCCGTACTTATTATTCTCTATGGCGTCCAGGAAGTACTTGCATAcctgcagcagacacaacacaacagagaagATAatgtgagagaggaaacaggggAAACAGACACCATCTTGTGTTAGTAATGTATTTACCTGGATGAATTTGAACTTTGAGTGTCGTGTGGGTCCAAATGTTtggggacaaacacacacacatactacaGCCCAAACCTAGTCCATGGAAGCCCTTGTAGACTTAATTCCCCTTGGATTTGGTTTCTCCCCAgtctcttcatcatcttcttgaCTtctacatttctctctctctctcgtctcatTTACTTCTGATACATGTCTAGGAAAAGACTTATTTGCTCTGCCCCAAGATTCTTTAGTCAAGACCGAAAAACAACCAATTTGCATCCCTCAAagtttttttgaaaacaaatgttatttatcaACCATCAGTCGCTGGCCTGTCTTCATTATTCATCCACCGAGAAGACTTACAAtttgtgttttggcttttttcttcTCGGCCTCTCCGTGTTTTTTGTTGACgacctcctccagcttcttttCATCCCAGTTGTCCATGGTGTCTGAACGGAACATTACAGGCCACATGTTCATTAACACAAAGTCTTCTCCAATAACTAAAACCCAATGACAGACTCAATAACTAAAACAGTTCACCCTAATTAAGCTTATATGTTTAACACTGTAGCCGTGCAACTATGAATCTGCATTTAGTGAGGAGGCCTCATCAGCAGGATGTGAGACTCTTGGAGCTGGCAGGGAGTATGAATTTAAAGTTTCAGGTGTTTAAAAACCATCTCTACCTCATTCACACATAATTCTGAATCCATTAGGTAGTTTCAAATTTAAGCTGAACCTCTATTTATTActgtttatatactgtatatagtcTAAATTGCAATGAGGAAAAAATGATGACATCAATTAGCACTATACTGTATTCTAACATATCCTGGTCACCTTCACCACACACTCACctttctccagctcttcatctCTTTCGTCCACGTAGACGCTCCTCttctcacatttcctctccattGACAAATCGTGGCTGAACTTGCACTTGTCACCTTTAGTACACTGGCCCTGCTTGAAGAATGCACACAGCACTGACTTTGGGTCAACACCTGCcgaaaacagagaagagtgaACAATTATTTATCTTACGTTGGTCaattttaaagaacacaaacacaaggacaacCAGCGGAAACAAAAGACTGGAAAAGTTATGATCATTTCATCTTCTGGCGGTTGGCTGGTTACCTTTGCTGACTTTCTGGGCAGCGACTACCGGTTTAAACAGCTCGTTGAGTTCATCCAACTCCTTCTTCTTATCGACCTTCTTACCGGTCTCACCCGCAGCAGCAGcctacaaacacaaacaaacacagtaatTTAAATATATTCACAGGTGTCTGATGCAATTAAATCAGCTCACAATAGTTTGAATAAGTCATATAATTAGTTGTACATATCTGAGCAGATAGAGCCGTATATGTACCACTAACCTGTTTGGCACTTTGCTGTCCATATTTGACTTGCTGGGTGACGTTCTTGATGAACTTTTGCTGCTTGGCCCCTTTCTTGTTCTTCAAGCCGAATGTCTTGTCCTAGAAAAAACATGAACGATTTTGTTTCTGCTTACacaattctttttaaaaagcgCTGCGCCACAATTCAGACATTCACGGCACATTCTGACATTCAGATTGCGGCCAGGATTTTAGATGACTCAGCTCCTCGAGTGTGACATGCAATTAATCTGGTTATCACAAAGTATAGGGgtcataaaataaacacaatgcagctgttttcactggTTATATTAAAACCAACATGTGGACATGATAGTGGTTAATAAATGATTTCTGGGAAACTCACAATGTGATTTGAGCAACACAAAGCTCCCaggagcaaaacacacacaccacatgaaAGATTAATTATGTTACATTGCTTTAATCTGTCTACAACCACTGGGTCAACAACAATCGGTCTCAGCAATAGTCTGAGTCTGTTTAGGAGGAGAGAGCTGCAATAAATCAGACGTGACAACTCCTTCCCCTGTGGATTTGTCTGGAATCACTGCTGATGATTATACAAGACGAATGCTTTCCAAATCCGTTTTTAATTTAGCAAAACTACTGACAGACTCTTGCTGGTGCACATTGTGTTAACATTTAGAGAAGTTTTCAGAGACAGACTGCTGTTAAAACTGAAGGATCGTTGGTGTGACATAGCAACGCATTAAGAGCTTTTATGGAATTATATTCAGCCACgaattaaaatgtcacacagtggAACCACATGGCTCACGTGAATTCTCATTAGTTACTGGACAACAATGGAGGTGAGGGCTGAACtattaatgtaaatattgttcACAATATGTTGAGAGCTACAAAACAGATCCTAACAGTCATGTTCTCCATACGTAAGGGAACATGgcttgtttggtacagacccaacaaaaatcaaatcatcactGTTGTATGTCCttggaaagaaaatggaatATATCACAATACAATTTGTTTTTGCATATCATCTACCTCTAATGACTTCAGAGAGGCTAAGTCTCACCCTTCCGGTGTTCCCTGTGTTCCTAATTTCGGGAGACGAGACTAATACATTTTGGATCCCTTCAACTAAAGAGATAATTCTGCAAGATAGTCTACGTTTGTAGTAAAGAGAGTAAAAttttatgtagttttgtgtgaaaccgctcagtgaactacattgTTTTGTTCAATATGTCAccaaaaagtatttaaaaatgtgaaaaaaaacaaccaacaaatcTAGCCGTATTGACAACTGCAGCTATGTGGAAGGAGAGTTAATCAGTTTTATGGGCTGCTAATATACAGAACAAACTGAGTTAAGTTAGACAACGGCACTTACTTGACTGTTAAAGTTGAAGAATTATCTTTAAAGTTGAGAAACAAAACTGTAATTCatgacacaaatcaaaacagGATCAAAAACTTGGCTGTATGTCCCAATTTACCACTAAAcgtatttgttttgaaatcatGTCGGTCCAACAGAAGAGTCCTGACTTTGTCTCTCTATAGCACAGAAAAATAATCTATAACAGGTTTTGTAAAGGTTGTCAGAAGAGTTGCTGCTAATACTTTTAGATATCACAAGTTTAAACCAATACAATATATGATACAGtctaaaatcagattttcaagCCAGGCACATCTTGTAC
Encoded proteins:
- the zc3h15 gene encoding zinc finger CCCH domain-containing protein 15; translated protein: MPPKKPAQPAGSKKTQEKKKEKIIEDKTFGLKNKKGAKQQKFIKNVTQQVKYGQQSAKQAAAAGETGKKVDKKKELDELNELFKPVVAAQKVSKGVDPKSVLCAFFKQGQCTKGDKCKFSHDLSMERKCEKRSVYVDERDEELEKDTMDNWDEKKLEEVVNKKHGEAEKKKAKTQIVCKYFLDAIENNKYGWFWVCPGGADTCMYRHALPPGFVLKKDKKKEEKEDEISLEELIENERAALGADVTRITLETFLAWKKRKRQEKVDKAKEEMEKKKADFRAGKALVSGREVFEFRPDLIDDDDDEADDTRYANNNEEEEEYKEEINTTEVQDIDLSRFVPQEVDHEGITVAAMDRFTSRKKTQPKVTDDEEQLNGACGGAEANGLSGAEGGEEDGEDGGGDEDDEVAAEEVPVDENLFTGEDLEELDEELNTLALED